The Castor canadensis chromosome 8, mCasCan1.hap1v2, whole genome shotgun sequence genome contains a region encoding:
- the LOC109680427 gene encoding olfactory receptor 10C1-like translates to MSLNCSLWKENSLSIKHFAFAKFSEVTEQCFLLFTLILLMFSVSLTGNALIAFAIWTNPVLHTPMYFFLANLSLLEIGYTCSVIPKMLQSLVSEAQGISREGCATQMFFFTFFGISECCLLAAMAFDRYMAICFPLHYATRMSRGMCAQLAMVSWGVGCTVGLGQTNYIFSLDFCGPCEIDHFFCDLPPILKLACGDTSHNEAAVFVAAILCISSPFLLIIASYGRILVAVLVMPSPEGRHKALSTCSSHLLIVTLFYGSGSVTYLRPKASHSPGSDKLLALFYTVVTSMLNPIIYSLRNKEVKAALQRSLVIRKIVWIHSVPNVIQKRTKT, encoded by the exons ATGAGCCTAAATTGTTCCTTGTGGAAGGAAAACAGCTTGTCTATAAAACATTTTGCATTTGCCAAGTTCTCTGAGGTCACTGAGCAGTGTTTTCTTCTATTTACCCTCATCCTACTCATGTTCTCAGTATCATTGACTGGCAATGCTCTCATAGCCTTTGCCATCTGGACCAACCCAGTGCTCCatacccccatgtacttcttcttgGCCAACTTGTCTCTCCTAGAGATTGGCTACACTTGCTCCGTCATACCCAAGATGCTGCAGAGTCTTGTGAGTGAAGCCCAAGGGATCTCTAGGGAGGGTTGtgccacacagatgtttttctttacattctttggTATCAGTGAGTGCTGTCTTTTGGCAGCCATGGCTTTTGACCGCTACATGGCCATATGCTTCCCACTCCACTATGCAACACGAATGAGTCGTGGGATGTGTGCCCAATTAGCAATGGTTTCTTGGGGGGTGGGATGTACAGTAGGTTTGGGCCAGACTAATTATATTTTCTCCTTGGACTTCTGTGGCCCCTGTGAGATAGACCACTTCTTCTGTGACCTCCCACCTATCCTCAAGCTTGCCTGTGGCGATACATCCCATAATGAGGCTGCCGTCTTTGTAGCAGCAATCCTTTGCATTTCTAGCCCATTTTTGCTGATCATTGCTTCCTATGGCAGAATTCTAGTTGCAGTGCTGGTCATGCCGTCACCTGAGGGTCGCCATAAAGCTCTATCCACTTGTTCTTCCCACCTACTTATAGTAACACTCTTCTATGGCTCTGGATCTGTCACCTACTTGAGACCCAAAGCTAGCCACTCACCAGGATCTGACAAACTCTTAGCCCTCTTCTATACAGTGGTGACATCCATGCTCAACCCCATCATCTATAGTTTACGAAACAAGGAAGTCAAAGCAGCTCTCCAGAGAAGTCT AGTGATCAGGAAAATTGTCTGGATACACTCAGTCCCAAATGTCatacagaaaagaacaaaaacatag